The Comamonas piscis region TGCGCGGCAATACTCCAGTGGGTCTGCACGCCAATCTCATCCAAGATGCGGGTGATGCGGTGGCGCAGCGGTGCGGCCCATTGCACGGGGGTGTCGGGCACCGAGGCACCGGCACTGGAGCCGTAGTCAATCAGCTGGTTGAGGTCATCGCGCATGCTTTTGAGCAAGGACAGCACGCGCGCGCTGCTGATAGTGTCCGGTGCCTGCTCCACCAGCGCCATGCTGCGCACCAGCGCACCGCCCAGGCCGTCGTGCAGGTCATGGGCCAGGGCCATGCGCTCTTGCAGCTTGGCGTTTTCCAGCGCTTGCAGATGTTCGCGTTGCAGCGCCAGGGCCAGCTCGCTGCGTGCCGATTCCACCCCCACCTTGAGCTCGCGGTTAAAGCGCCGCACCTCGTGCATCTGCCGCACCAGCTGGCCACCCAAGAGCAGCATCAGCAGGCCAATCACCAGCACGCCGCTGAGTGCGGCCCAGTCGCGTGCCACCTGCCAGCGGTCCAGCACCGAGTAGAGGTTGTTCAGCGCCACCAGGGTAAGCAGCAACCAGATGCAGGCGAGCAGGATATGCGCCAGATTGCGCGGCCGATTGCGCGGAAACCAGGCATGGAGCTGGAACTGCAGGCCATTGACCAAAAACACCGCCGTCGCGCCCTGCCACACCAGGCTGAAGCCCTGGCGCGCATGCTCGGCCGGCACCAGGCAGGTGGCAGCCGCGCCGATAAAGGCCAGCAGCCACAAGAAACGCTCCACCCAGGGTAGCTTTTGCGCCCCAAAGCGGAAGGTGAAAATGCAGACGCTCAGCACATAGCCCAGCAAGGCAATCAGGCTGAAGCGGCCCCGGGTCAGCGAGTCGGGCCAGGGCCATTGGGTATCGGCCAGGTAGGTGCTGAGGTAGAGCATCCAGCACAAGGCCATCAGCGCAAACCAACCATAGGTGCGGGCCTTGCGCTGCAGCAGCCAAATGCTGAAAAACAGCACGCCGGCCATCGCACACAGCACGGCATTGACAAAGTAGACCGTGCGCTGGCGCCATTCCTTGGCCTCCTGCATCTGCGCCACCGCCTGGGGCGTGCCCAGCCGCAACTGGCCCATGCCGGGGCTCAATGCCCGGGGGCCCACCGCATAGACCCAGACCGTATTGGTACCCGGCTGCAGCATCGACTCGGGCAGCAACCACCAGCGTGGCACATTCCAGCTGCGCGACAGCGGCTCGACCAGCGAGGCATCGCTCCAGAGCAAATCGCGGTTCACATAGACGGCACCGGCCACGCTGATGCCGTCGATGCCCAGCGCGACGGGCGCTGGCGCTGGCATTGGCGCTGTGGCCAAGGCGGAGGCAGAGACGGCATCGGCGGCAGGCGGGCTGCTGCTGCAGGCACGCTGCCAAAGAATGCGGTACCAGACGGCGCCATCATGCTCCGGCCAGCGGCTGGTCCATACATCGGGGAGCGTGACCGGCTGCCAGCCTTGTTCCGGGGCCGGCAGGGTGGCGTTGCCCTCGGGGGCGCGAACGGCATCCACCTGCAGGATCTGCGCCGGGCAGCGGTCCGCATCTGCGGAAGTGGGTGGCGCAGCCTGAGCCATCGCGGGCCCCGCCAGCAGCAGCCACAGCAAGGACAGCAGCACCAGCAACTGCGCCCCGGCTTGCTGCAGCCGGGGCAGGGGGCTCCAGCGCCCGCTCACTCAATCATTCCCCGTGCGCGTGCTTCGCGCACCGCCATCATGCGTGAGGAGACGGCCAGCTTGCGATAAATGCGTTTGACATGGCTCTCCACGGTGTGGTGGGACAGATGCACTTCATTGGCAATCTCGCGGTTGCTCATGCCATCGGCCACCAGACGCAAAATCTCGGCCTCGCGGGGTGTCAGGCCCACATCCGGCTCGCCGCCGATGGCTGCGGTTGCCGCACCATCGGCCGCCTTGGGCGCGCGCAAGGGCAGCAACTGCAAAATGCGCCGGGCAATAAAGGGGTCGATCGGTGCACCGCCGCGCAAAACACTGCGGATGGATAGCATCACCTCAAAATCATCGCGCTGCTTGAGCACATAGCCGGTGGCCCCGGCGCGCAAGGCGCTCAGGATCAGCTCCTCCGAGCTCCAGGCCGACACCACCAGAATGCCCAGGCCCGGGTCCTCGGCCCGCAGCTCTTCTATCAACGACTGGCCATTGCCATCGGGGAGCCGCAAATCCACTAAGGCCAGCCCCACCGGCTGCTCGGCCACCACCGCCCGCGCGGCAGCCAGGGTATCCGCAAAGATCAGGGCATCGTCCTCATAGCCCAGTTGCTGCAAGATCTGGCGCAAGCGTTCCTGCAGCAGGGGCTCGTCCTCCACCACCAGCACGGGGACGGGCAAAAGGGCATCTTCAGCGAGCAAGGAGGGTTCGAGCATGGGCAATCACAGAAACGCGGGGGCGGACCCCCGCGATGGTAGGCGAGTGGGCGAAAAATGCTATCCCTGAAACTGGGGAATTTCCCCGCCTGTGCGGTTGGTCGATGGCAGGTAAGTGGTCACTGCCCAGCCAGCAAGCCGGGGCAGCGCAACCAGCAATCCCCATTTTGTTTTTGCCGAAGTGATAGTTATGAGTGATTTAAATTGGTATTACCAATATAGCAATTAGGCTATTAGATTGTTAAATTAAGGGTTTACCCGGGCAATAAAATCCGCAGTTTCCCCAATAATCGCCCAACTTTGCCGCAGGTTGGCGATTTCATGGTTTATTGGTAATACCAATTTAGACCAGCGGCCCAACCAATGGCATAGCGTACAAGCCATTCACCTGGCATGTCTCGAAGCAGGGCAGCCCCAAGCAGCCTGCTGCGCGATGTCACTCGGTGAACAGCCCAAGAACAAGGGGCGCCACGCGCCCGTCCAATCACTTCGAGACATCGCCATGCAAACTCTCTGGCAGCAAAATTACGACCCGGCGGGCAACATCTGGGTCTCCGCCCTGGTAGCGCTGATCCCCATCGTTTTCTTCTTTTTGGCACTGACCAAGCTGCGGCTCAAGGGCTACCAGGCGGGGACCGTCACGGTGGTGTTGTCACTGGCGGTGGCGTTGTTGTTCTACCGCATGCCCGTCAGCGCGGCGCTGGCCTCGGCCGTCTATGGCTTCTTCTACGGCTTGTGGCCGATTGCCTGGATCATTGTGGCTGCCGTGTTTCTGTACAAGATCTCCGTCAAAACGGGGCAGTTCGATGTGATCCGCTCGTCCATCCTGTCGGTTACCCCGGACCAGCGGCTGCAGCTCATCCTGGTGGGCTTTTGCTTCGGGGCTTTTTTGGAAGGCGCGGCAGGTTTTGGCGCACCGGTTGCCATCACGGCGGCCTTGCTCGTCGGCCTGGGCTTTAAGCCGCTGTATGCCGCAGGTCTGTGCCTGATTGCCAATACCGCGCCGGTCGCCTTTGGCGCGATGGGCATTCCGATCATCGTCGCTGGCCAGGTGTCGGGCGTCGATGCGTTTGCGATTGGCCAGATGGCTGGCCGCCAGCTGCCCTTTATGACCGTGCTCGTGTTGTTCTGGCTGATGGCCATCATGGATGGCTGGCGGGGTGTGAAGGAGACCTGGCCTGCCGTCCTGGTCGGTGGCGGTTCGTTTGCGATTGTGCAGTTCCTCACCGCCAACTACATTGGCCCGGAGCTGCCCGATATCACCTCGGCCATCGTGTCCTTGATTGCGCTCACCTTGTTCCTCAAGGTCTGGCAGCCCAAACGCATCTTCCGCTTTACGCCAGAGCCCGGTGAGCAGGGTGCCGCAGCCGTGCCTGTAGCACCGGTGTCGTCGGGCGCGCCACTGACGGCCATGGCCGTCATCAAGGCCTGGTCGCCCTTCATCATCCTGACCGCCATGGTCACGGTCTGGAGCATCAAGCCCTTCAA contains the following coding sequences:
- a CDS encoding sensor histidine kinase, with protein sequence MSGRWSPLPRLQQAGAQLLVLLSLLWLLLAGPAMAQAAPPTSADADRCPAQILQVDAVRAPEGNATLPAPEQGWQPVTLPDVWTSRWPEHDGAVWYRILWQRACSSSPPAADAVSASALATAPMPAPAPVALGIDGISVAGAVYVNRDLLWSDASLVEPLSRSWNVPRWWLLPESMLQPGTNTVWVYAVGPRALSPGMGQLRLGTPQAVAQMQEAKEWRQRTVYFVNAVLCAMAGVLFFSIWLLQRKARTYGWFALMALCWMLYLSTYLADTQWPWPDSLTRGRFSLIALLGYVLSVCIFTFRFGAQKLPWVERFLWLLAFIGAAATCLVPAEHARQGFSLVWQGATAVFLVNGLQFQLHAWFPRNRPRNLAHILLACIWLLLTLVALNNLYSVLDRWQVARDWAALSGVLVIGLLMLLLGGQLVRQMHEVRRFNRELKVGVESARSELALALQREHLQALENAKLQERMALAHDLHDGLGGALVRSMALVEQAPDTISSARVLSLLKSMRDDLNQLIDYGSSAGASVPDTPVQWAAPLRHRITRILDEIGVQTHWSIAAQWQGTVEEGKRPNALQCLLLTRLVEEALSNVIKHSHASKVRVEYAQPKPNQLLVRVEDDGVGFDVQAVQRAGQSVGMRSMAARAERLGASFSVQSSPAGTMVTAVLQLGTGLPAAAPGAEAR
- the lldP gene encoding L-lactate permease, whose amino-acid sequence is MQTLWQQNYDPAGNIWVSALVALIPIVFFFLALTKLRLKGYQAGTVTVVLSLAVALLFYRMPVSAALASAVYGFFYGLWPIAWIIVAAVFLYKISVKTGQFDVIRSSILSVTPDQRLQLILVGFCFGAFLEGAAGFGAPVAITAALLVGLGFKPLYAAGLCLIANTAPVAFGAMGIPIIVAGQVSGVDAFAIGQMAGRQLPFMTVLVLFWLMAIMDGWRGVKETWPAVLVGGGSFAIVQFLTANYIGPELPDITSAIVSLIALTLFLKVWQPKRIFRFTPEPGEQGAAAVPVAPVSSGAPLTAMAVIKAWSPFIILTAMVTVWSIKPFKALFAAGGPLAATVINIPVPFLHNLVEKTPPVVAAAAPYGAVYTFNWLLATGTAILIAALITIAFTRLSPSKAVATLGETFKELAVPIYSIGMVLAFAFVANYSGLSATLALALAHTGHAFTFFSPFLGWIGVFLTGSDTSANALFAALQATTAQQLGLPQVLTVAANTTGGVTGKMISPQSIAIACAAVGLSGRESDLFRFTVKHSLIFAVIIGLITTLQAYVFPWMIPGH
- a CDS encoding response regulator transcription factor encodes the protein MLEPSLLAEDALLPVPVLVVEDEPLLQERLRQILQQLGYEDDALIFADTLAAARAVVAEQPVGLALVDLRLPDGNGQSLIEELRAEDPGLGILVVSAWSSEELILSALRAGATGYVLKQRDDFEVMLSIRSVLRGGAPIDPFIARRILQLLPLRAPKAADGAATAAIGGEPDVGLTPREAEILRLVADGMSNREIANEVHLSHHTVESHVKRIYRKLAVSSRMMAVREARARGMIE